Sequence from the Cydia splendana chromosome 10, ilCydSple1.2, whole genome shotgun sequence genome:
TCTTTCTTGCAGACATTGTGTAGCACTGAAGCAATCTCTTTCTCTGTAGGTGCAGGAACCCGAATAGTCAGACATCGCGATCTAATAGCAGGTATTACACGCGAAATCGAGTTCGCTATCAAAATAAGGCGGCAAGTGGACACATACTTCTCCATTGTTCGGCGCAAGGCATGCTGAGCATCTTTTGTAAGGTCATCGACTTCGTTTAAGATCACAACTTTGAATTCTCTTTGCCCAGAAGAATCTATCTGATGAGTTTGTGCGACATTCTTGACCAAGTCCATAATGACGACTCTGTCATAAATTCCGACGTCTGTTGGGTTAACTTCGATATGGTAATTGCTACTTACAGTCATTATTTCAAGCTTCTTATTAGATGGAGTAGTAAAAGTCATGGTTTCTTGCCTTAACCTCTCCACACCTGAACCGTATAGTTCCCGCAATAAACACATAATTCGCGTCTTTTTACCAGCTCCAGAAGGACCGTAAACGAGTAAATGTGGGAAATCGCTTTGTTGAACTAGATTTTTTAAGCGAACGGCCTGGTCTTTATGAAAATCTAATTTCGTCAAATCTCTTGGACGATGTTTATCCACCCACAAACTCATTGTTGGGCCGATAGCTAATTAGTGTAGATTAAACGAACTAAGACTAAGACAGCTTACAATAATATTAATAGCTTAAAATACTGAGTAAAATTTgtttaagtaataataataccGGCTGtccaaatcaaaaaaaaaaaactttgattTGACAATGACAATTTTGGCAATCATTTTGGCGCGAATAGCTCTTTAGACTATGGTTTATTTAAGGAAGAAATACACATGGTGATTTGatcataatacataatataaaggccagtccagacgggatgatccaTGACATAATATCGCACCAAATCGCACTCATTGTACAAAATACGTAATAGTTCGACCGTACAGGAAAAAAACTTCGTACAAAACCGAAGATTCACAGCGgctcagggacgaatcatgctgtccctttcaaATTTAtggcactaccgactcagtaaattcatagactaacttatacatactgagggcctaccgccaaGCACGTTCGatatgttgcctccctgtcacacttacgtacgaatttacaagtggaaCAAAGAAGCAATACGTCGAAcggggttcgcggtaggccctctgtgccttaaactgttttttgacaacttttcagacaataaaatagtatgacattgatgcatcaatgcggtttgttaacaaaggcctaccggtaaacgcgaaaatcaaaatttagttatctgcctctttatcgctcgaatatgcaagagtgatagagagattagataacgaaatttcgattttcttgtttcgcggtaggccatgacGTGTCAATGTGGTTGTATTATATTGTTtgatgtggtttgtttactgtatgtgccacaaaggtgccacctacgcagagctttgcctaatattccctattaatgtaattatcttatctgtggtgtGCACGTAAAGAGACGTCAAGTTGCGCCAACCCGAGAATGCTCGAACGCTCTAGTTTCCTACCCAaacaaagagtaaagtaagtagagtcggaccaaaaaaagtctgcagcggatttgataacccacgcagtgtaagtgttatttatacgtcataatttcatagaagtttgacgtttaaaataacacgtgcactgcgtgggctatcaaatccgctgcagacttttcttaatCTGACTCTATATATTATTCCTACCCCTGCTCACTGTTATGTTAATAAATCACAAAGATGTGTAGATCCCTTACGTGGATTGGTATGTACGTATACACCTTCCTTTAAAAAATATCTGAACCATAAgcaattttagtgtttttagcccccattcccacgggcgcttttacaacgcgcgttaaaaaagcgattgaatgacacaaatggatacatgtgtatttattcacacgacagaggtggcgctttttatcaagcgttgttcgattttcgactttaagcctgagtcgttaaatcgaatttagagtgcggacagattgaagcgcttttttaacgcgcgttgaaaaagctgtcgtgcgaatgggggcttattGAAGaataaaggcgtatccagactagtcaaCTTTTCACCAAGCTGATTAAATttcccgatcgaatcaggacgtgcggacgcaaaccccaatttggctcgccgaattcaaccgccgataatgaccgatattacccataaaatgaggtgcggacgcaagaatactaatttgtgacgccaggacggctaccgtgaaaatcgtcaattgcgggcatttttctctgttactccaattacgccttcattggagtaaaagagaaagatacccgcaatttgcgaatttctgtTTTCGCTGTAGCCCctcagtattttcgttctggggcattttttcaatttagatgGCTCTATGATGGGCAACAAATACTCTatcaatcatagtgtcgcattgcttatgttttgtccctcgcggacgcacgcgtataccacgtctataggatcctaccatctatgTCACAAAGTTTATACGTCAAATACACGTCAAATCAAAATCATTTTCGCTAGCGATTATGGAGCGTAATGGTTTTGTGTTTCGTAATAAACACGTTATGTTTACAACTGGTATTAAAACGGAAAACAGAATTAACGATAAAGACGTTTTAATTGAAACAGATGGCACGTTTATATTAGTCGTTAGGTATAAATAACACAGTTGTTTTGATTAATTTTCCTTTAAAATGAATCCTGAGGATCAGAGTTCAGATTTCACGAGAGTTGTTGACACTGTGATGAGTTTATTCGGTGAAGTGATGACCCGAGATGCAGT
This genomic interval carries:
- the LOC134794281 gene encoding replication factor C subunit 3, with product MSLWVDKHRPRDLTKLDFHKDQAVRLKNLVQQSDFPHLLVYGPSGAGKKTRIMCLLRELYGSGVERLRQETMTFTTPSNKKLEIMTVSSNYHIEVNPTDVGIYDRVVIMDLVKNVAQTHQIDSSGQREFKVVILNEVDDLTKDAQHALRRTMEKYVSTCRLILIANSISRVIPAIRSRCLTIRVPAPTEKEIASVLHNVCKKEGLNLPSELGLRIAKAADRNIRRALLMCEACKVQQYPFTADQKVPEPDWQVFIRETASMILSEQSPKKLGEVRQKLYELIIHGVPPDMIFGGLLKELVRNCDMAMKCQVASHAAKFEHRMRLGNKPIFHLEAFVAKFMAIYKKFVEESMGDMF